One segment of Streptomyces sp. NBC_00576 DNA contains the following:
- a CDS encoding M48 family metalloprotease encodes MRTITEGVLESSRCPQCGTEIQADSRFTKWCPACDWNVDPGGPEEKKGRLESLRRTLAQRHGEKLLATMSTDTAEEQRARRDVYGVLAYAVALLIHGVTAVLFVTGAWCLVRGWGGFFMLPGVFLLLLGWALRPRLNRLPKDEDDGVVLRRPDAPELFALIDEIAEASSTRGVDAVAVNAETNASVRTYGLRGRLLTLGLPLWESLTPEHRIALLGHELGHYSNGDAQRGLVLGTAYRSLGLWLHYVSPIANPTNALQMITNLAYVVPRLLVLGVLMLLDTLTLRAKQRAEYLADSVAARVGSTSAAVGLMDRLLVTDSIVITLRREVNSRRVRRGGQTRGTEGDGLWEELTAHIDSIPEFEYERQRRVGALRGHSVDATHPPTHLRRRRLLDGAAVPALVAADDERSARIAAELAGARKVVAREVVRDGVDGA; translated from the coding sequence ATGCGCACCATCACAGAAGGCGTGCTGGAGTCCAGTCGGTGCCCTCAGTGCGGTACGGAGATCCAGGCGGACAGCCGTTTCACCAAGTGGTGTCCGGCCTGCGACTGGAACGTGGATCCGGGCGGCCCGGAGGAGAAGAAGGGCAGGCTTGAGTCACTGCGCCGCACGCTGGCGCAGCGGCACGGCGAGAAGCTGCTGGCCACGATGAGTACGGACACGGCTGAGGAGCAGCGGGCTCGTCGTGACGTGTACGGCGTGCTGGCGTACGCGGTCGCGCTGTTGATCCACGGAGTGACGGCCGTCCTCTTCGTGACCGGAGCCTGGTGCTTGGTGAGGGGCTGGGGCGGATTCTTCATGCTGCCCGGGGTGTTCCTGTTGCTGCTGGGCTGGGCCCTGCGTCCCAGGCTGAACCGGCTCCCGAAGGATGAGGACGACGGTGTCGTCCTGCGCCGCCCCGACGCGCCCGAACTGTTCGCGCTGATCGACGAGATCGCCGAGGCGTCGAGCACGAGGGGTGTGGATGCCGTGGCGGTCAACGCCGAGACGAACGCGAGCGTCCGGACATACGGCCTCCGTGGCCGCCTGCTCACCCTGGGCCTCCCCCTGTGGGAGTCCCTCACCCCCGAGCACCGAATCGCCCTGCTGGGCCACGAGTTGGGCCATTACAGCAACGGCGACGCGCAGCGCGGCCTGGTGCTGGGGACGGCGTACCGCTCACTCGGCCTCTGGCTCCACTACGTCTCCCCCATCGCGAACCCGACGAACGCCCTCCAGATGATCACCAACCTGGCGTACGTCGTGCCACGGCTGCTCGTCCTGGGCGTACTGATGCTGCTCGACACCCTCACCCTGCGCGCCAAGCAGCGCGCCGAGTACCTCGCCGACTCGGTTGCGGCGCGGGTCGGTTCGACGAGCGCGGCGGTCGGCCTGATGGACCGTCTCCTCGTCACCGACTCCATCGTCATCACCCTGCGCCGCGAGGTGAACAGCCGACGCGTGCGCCGCGGCGGACAGACCCGGGGCACCGAAGGCGACGGCCTGTGGGAGGAGTTGACGGCGCATATCGACTCCATCCCGGAGTTCGAGTACGAACGCCAGCGCCGCGTGGGCGCGTTGCGCGGTCACAGCGTCGACGCGACCCACCCGCCTACCCACTTGAGGCGCCGGCGGCTGCTCGACGGGGCGGCGGTTCCGGCGTTGGTTGCGGCGGACGACGAGCGGAGCGCGCGTATCGCCGCCGAGTTGGCGGGTGCACGGAAGGTTGTGGCGCGGGAGGTTGTGAGGGACGGGGTCGACGGGGCGTAG
- the cutA gene encoding divalent-cation tolerance protein CutA: MPDFVQVSTATETREQAVELARSVVTGRLAAGAQVVGPVGSVFWHEGEFGTGEEWQLLLKTRADRYAELEAHLLERHPWKNPEILAVPIVAGSDAYLRWVNATLRHMPAE; encoded by the coding sequence ATGCCTGACTTCGTGCAAGTGTCGACGGCGACCGAGACGCGTGAGCAGGCGGTGGAGCTGGCTCGGTCGGTGGTGACCGGTCGGTTGGCGGCTGGGGCGCAGGTCGTCGGGCCAGTTGGCTCCGTCTTCTGGCATGAGGGCGAGTTCGGGACCGGTGAGGAATGGCAACTCCTCCTGAAGACCCGGGCCGACAGGTACGCCGAACTTGAGGCCCACCTCCTGGAACGCCACCCGTGGAAGAACCCGGAGATCTTGGCCGTGCCGATTGTGGCCGGGTCGGACGCCTACCTGCGATGGGTAAACGCGACCCTCCGGCATATGCCCGCAGAGTGA
- a CDS encoding XRE family transcriptional regulator: MRTAIRAHDFGTVFRLARSEAGISYSKIAAECDIKPERVGLLARGHGSVTTFEKVARIADALRIPGAMLGLARREWEEPSAPHRALPRHLHPITTEGGGNEVRRREFFKSSAGAGLAVGLPELSRPKVGRRVGSDFPERLRERTTRLRRLDDVLGGGDTYRVYLGEYQATKALIRDATYSEGTYKSLLSVLSEQAQQAGWAAFDSGRHSDATGLYEASRTTAIEAEDTALAGNALAFLAYQAVSGDRQAGIETAARSCATAGPDAAPGVRALLQERLAWAYAVAGLAGETERALAAAESALAEIDDAPQPDWVAWVDRNELSIMTGRCWTELRRPLRAVPALETALAEYDDAHARDKSLYMSWLADSYLAAGEIEQAAAVTSRALDLSAGVASVRPRERLAPVLRRLGGHRALPEVAEALDKAQA, from the coding sequence ATGAGAACCGCGATCAGGGCGCACGACTTCGGCACGGTGTTCCGCCTCGCTCGGAGTGAGGCGGGGATCAGTTACTCGAAGATCGCTGCCGAGTGCGACATCAAGCCGGAGCGCGTCGGGTTGCTGGCACGTGGGCACGGCAGTGTGACCACCTTCGAAAAGGTCGCCCGGATCGCCGACGCGCTGCGCATCCCCGGAGCCATGCTCGGTCTCGCCCGACGTGAGTGGGAGGAACCGTCGGCACCGCACCGCGCGCTCCCCAGACATCTACATCCGATCACCACCGAAGGAGGCGGAAACGAAGTGCGGCGTAGGGAGTTCTTCAAGTCATCGGCCGGGGCTGGGCTCGCCGTGGGTTTGCCCGAACTTTCTCGCCCCAAGGTGGGCCGCCGCGTCGGAAGCGACTTCCCCGAGCGGCTGCGGGAGCGCACCACGCGACTACGCCGCCTGGACGACGTGCTCGGAGGCGGGGACACGTACCGCGTCTACCTGGGCGAGTACCAGGCCACCAAGGCTCTGATCCGCGACGCGACCTACAGCGAAGGTACGTACAAGTCGCTGCTTTCCGTGCTATCCGAACAGGCCCAGCAAGCCGGTTGGGCCGCGTTCGACAGCGGCAGACACTCCGATGCGACCGGGCTGTACGAAGCAAGCCGCACGACTGCCATAGAGGCCGAAGACACCGCACTCGCTGGCAACGCGCTCGCCTTCCTCGCCTACCAGGCAGTCAGCGGCGATAGGCAAGCCGGCATAGAGACAGCCGCCCGCTCGTGTGCCACTGCGGGGCCTGACGCGGCGCCAGGGGTACGCGCGCTGCTACAGGAACGGCTTGCCTGGGCGTACGCGGTCGCGGGACTCGCAGGTGAGACTGAACGCGCCCTCGCTGCCGCAGAGTCGGCGCTCGCGGAGATCGACGACGCGCCGCAGCCTGACTGGGTGGCGTGGGTCGACCGGAACGAACTGAGCATCATGACGGGCCGGTGCTGGACGGAACTCCGGCGCCCGCTCCGCGCGGTCCCGGCTCTGGAGACGGCCTTGGCGGAGTACGACGACGCGCACGCACGGGACAAGAGCCTGTATATGTCCTGGCTCGCCGACTCCTACCTGGCTGCCGGGGAGATCGAACAGGCGGCCGCCGTGACGAGCCGCGCCCTCGATCTCTCCGCTGGGGTGGCCTCTGTCCGGCCGCGGGAGCGACTTGCCCCAGTTCTGCGACGACTTGGTGGACATCGGGCGCTTCCGGAAGTTGCCGAGGCACTGGACAAGGCTCAAGCCTGA
- a CDS encoding 2-oxo-4-hydroxy-4-carboxy-5-ureidoimidazoline decarboxylase, whose protein sequence is MPAQTRTESPCPTLPGSLTPTSLERFNTDPAEDVERALLTCLRSLRWAHRLADHRPYPDLDSLLAAADEAAYDLTPGDLSEALAAEALPALPDGVYSAAHTALSAAHAAYESRFGHVFVIHVDSTSPDEALNQVLTGIRSRLTNDPEEERVVAAEELRRLARQRLGNALRGAGRQHIAAPPRGATSHS, encoded by the coding sequence ATGCCGGCACAGACGCGCACCGAGTCCCCCTGTCCAACCCTGCCGGGTTCTCTTACGCCCACCAGCCTGGAGCGGTTCAACACCGACCCCGCCGAGGATGTGGAGCGCGCGCTCCTCACCTGCCTGCGCAGCCTCCGCTGGGCCCACCGCCTCGCCGACCACCGCCCCTACCCCGACCTGGACTCCCTGCTCGCGGCAGCGGACGAGGCGGCGTACGACCTGACCCCGGGCGACCTGTCGGAGGCCCTGGCGGCGGAGGCGCTGCCCGCGCTGCCCGACGGCGTGTACTCCGCGGCCCACACGGCTCTGAGCGCGGCGCATGCGGCGTACGAGAGTCGCTTCGGGCACGTGTTCGTCATCCACGTCGACAGCACCTCCCCGGACGAGGCCCTCAACCAGGTCCTGACAGGCATCCGGTCACGGTTGACGAACGATCCGGAAGAGGAGCGGGTGGTTGCGGCGGAGGAGCTGCGGCGCCTGGCAAGGCAACGGTTGGGGAACGCCCTGAGGGGCGCGGGGCGGCAACATATTGCGGCTCCGCCGCGGGGCGCGACCAGCCACAGCTGA
- a CDS encoding succinate dehydrogenase iron-sulfur subunit, whose protein sequence is MATPVLDKTDAAGEPEPGFADSPYITATFRIRRFNPELAAEAVWEDFQLEIDPKERVLDALHKIKWDQDGSLTFRRSCAHGICGSDAMRINGKNRLACKTLIKDINPAKPITVEPIKGLTVLKDLVVDMEPFFQAYRDVMPFLITKDTNEPTRERFQTAEDRERFDDTTKCILCAACTSSCPVFWNDGQYFGPAAIVNAHRFIFDSRDEAGEQRLEILNDRDGVWRCRTTFNCTDACPRGIEVTKAIQEVKRALITRRF, encoded by the coding sequence ATGGCAACCCCTGTTCTGGACAAGACGGACGCGGCCGGCGAGCCCGAGCCCGGCTTCGCCGACTCCCCGTACATCACAGCAACCTTCCGCATCCGCCGCTTCAACCCGGAGCTGGCGGCCGAGGCGGTCTGGGAAGACTTCCAGCTGGAGATCGACCCGAAGGAACGCGTCCTCGACGCCCTCCACAAGATCAAGTGGGACCAGGACGGTTCGCTCACGTTCCGTCGCTCCTGCGCGCACGGCATCTGCGGCTCGGACGCCATGCGGATCAACGGCAAGAACCGCCTTGCCTGCAAGACCCTGATCAAGGACATCAACCCCGCCAAGCCGATCACGGTCGAGCCCATCAAGGGCCTGACGGTCCTGAAGGACCTCGTCGTCGACATGGAGCCGTTCTTCCAGGCGTACCGCGACGTGATGCCCTTCCTCATCACGAAGGACACGAACGAGCCGACGCGCGAGCGCTTCCAGACGGCGGAGGACCGGGAACGGTTCGACGACACGACGAAGTGCATCCTGTGCGCGGCGTGCACGTCGTCGTGCCCGGTGTTCTGGAACGACGGCCAGTACTTCGGCCCGGCGGCGATCGTCAACGCGCACCGGTTCATCTTCGACTCGCGTGACGAGGCGGGCGAGCAGCGCCTGGAGATCCTGAACGACCGGGACGGCGTCTGGCGCTGCCGGACGACGTTCAACTGCACGGACGCGTGCCCTCGTGGCATCGAGGTCACGAAGGCGATCCAGGAAGTGAAGAGGGCGCTGATCACTCGGCGGTTCTGA
- a CDS encoding maleylpyruvate isomerase N-terminal domain-containing protein, with amino-acid sequence MDLFSRSWTALLTAVAEIPDEDFARPSGCTGWLVRDLVCHLVIDAQDVLITLVTPTEAEPTVDAATYWDVRTEPPTGDDPLDALIPRLAAAYGEPALLKFHLDDVGSAAGRAAQLADPAVRVGTRDEVLTVGDYLSAYVLEWTLHHLDLIAYLPQPVQTPPAETLAAARASLEAIAGAGFPAAFSDEDALLIGTGRRTPTDAETVALDDLAARLPLILG; translated from the coding sequence GTGGATCTCTTCTCGCGCTCCTGGACGGCATTGCTCACCGCCGTCGCCGAAATCCCCGACGAGGACTTCGCGCGCCCCTCCGGCTGCACCGGCTGGCTGGTACGGGACCTGGTCTGTCACCTGGTCATCGATGCCCAGGACGTCCTGATCACCCTCGTCACGCCCACCGAGGCCGAGCCGACCGTCGACGCCGCCACCTACTGGGACGTCCGCACCGAACCCCCGACCGGCGACGACCCGCTCGACGCCCTGATCCCCCGCTTGGCCGCCGCCTACGGCGAGCCCGCGCTGCTCAAGTTCCACCTCGACGACGTCGGTTCCGCCGCAGGCCGCGCCGCCCAGCTCGCCGATCCCGCCGTCCGTGTCGGCACCCGCGACGAGGTGCTGACCGTCGGGGACTACCTCTCCGCGTACGTCCTCGAATGGACCCTGCACCACCTCGACCTGATCGCGTATCTGCCGCAACCTGTGCAGACGCCACCCGCCGAGACTCTCGCGGCGGCACGCGCATCGCTGGAGGCGATCGCGGGTGCGGGGTTTCCTGCCGCCTTCTCCGACGAGGACGCGCTGCTGATCGGCACCGGCCGCCGTACGCCGACGGACGCGGAGACAGTCGCCCTCGATGACCTCGCCGCGAGGCTCCCGCTCATCCTCGGTTGA
- a CDS encoding succinate dehydrogenase hydrophobic membrane anchor subunit, whose product MATTESTASGVGPVEGAGAFSGYDADNPALLIEAPRKRTKKTPKSTRGNFEMYGWLFMRLSGIVLVVLVLGHLLIQLVLDGGVSKIGFAFVAGRWASPFWQVWDLLMLWLAMLHGANGLRTVINDYAERANTRLWLKGLLYTATVFTILLGTLVIFTFDPNIR is encoded by the coding sequence ATGGCGACGACTGAATCCACCGCCTCGGGCGTCGGGCCCGTCGAGGGCGCGGGCGCGTTCTCGGGATACGACGCCGACAACCCGGCGCTCCTGATCGAGGCCCCGCGCAAGCGCACCAAGAAGACCCCGAAGTCCACCAGGGGCAACTTCGAGATGTACGGCTGGCTGTTCATGCGGCTGTCCGGCATCGTCCTGGTCGTGCTGGTCCTGGGCCACCTCCTCATCCAGCTGGTGCTGGACGGCGGTGTCTCCAAGATCGGCTTCGCCTTCGTGGCCGGCCGCTGGGCCTCCCCGTTCTGGCAGGTCTGGGACCTGCTGATGCTGTGGCTGGCGATGCTGCACGGCGCCAACGGCCTGCGCACCGTCATCAACGACTACGCGGAGCGCGCGAACACCCGGCTGTGGCTCAAGGGCCTGCTCTACACCGCCACGGTGTTCACGATCCTGCTGGGCACGCTGGTGATCTTCACCTTCGACCCGAACATCCGCTAG
- a CDS encoding FG-GAP and VCBS repeat-containing protein gives MSIRATARLVLATATSVALTGGLLTLSAGPVNAATPARYADDYNGDGYRDYAVGDSDSVTVTYGTATGPGTRSKRFTQNSAGIPGVAGDAGGYSDSFGSSLANADLNRDGYADLAIGDRSEKVIGKAGAGAVTILWGARAGLGAKASRVPVTTRADYGFGNEVVTGDFNGDGKPDLAIADGIGTVYIYRGGFSPTGTTGRVTRHENWDLGEPTGLVAGRVTKDKATDLYVLGQGYKDDRMTQAAWFLRGGATITSGRLTTYNNSQPDYSPTGVIADFDKNGYGDLVVSDVPYNRGAGSVVILRGSSTGPVSRYSRLTQANSGVHTDATKGDAFGYALSAGDTNRDGYPDLAVSSIGEKVGSVSDAGGVHVLRGGRNGLPGAGSQWFTRASAGVPGNAAQQQMFGLGVRLRDIDRDGDADLLISGQYGTGNVLLRAGAGGITTRAASEISVRADFPQ, from the coding sequence ATGTCCATACGCGCCACCGCTCGCCTGGTCCTCGCGACGGCAACATCCGTCGCGCTGACCGGCGGACTGCTCACCCTCTCAGCAGGCCCCGTGAACGCGGCCACCCCGGCCAGGTACGCCGACGACTACAACGGCGACGGCTACCGCGACTACGCGGTCGGGGACAGCGACTCGGTCACCGTGACCTACGGGACCGCGACGGGTCCCGGCACCAGAAGCAAGAGGTTCACGCAGAACAGCGCCGGCATACCGGGCGTCGCCGGGGACGCCGGAGGGTACAGCGACTCGTTCGGCAGCTCGCTCGCGAACGCCGACCTCAACCGGGACGGGTACGCCGACCTGGCCATCGGCGACCGGTCGGAGAAGGTGATCGGCAAGGCCGGGGCGGGTGCGGTCACCATCCTGTGGGGTGCCAGGGCCGGTCTGGGAGCCAAGGCGTCCCGCGTCCCCGTCACGACCCGCGCCGACTACGGGTTCGGCAACGAAGTCGTGACCGGCGACTTCAACGGCGACGGCAAGCCGGACCTGGCCATCGCGGACGGGATCGGGACGGTCTACATCTACCGTGGCGGCTTCTCCCCGACCGGTACGACGGGCAGGGTCACCCGGCACGAGAACTGGGACCTGGGCGAACCCACCGGGCTCGTCGCCGGAAGGGTCACCAAGGACAAGGCCACGGACCTGTACGTCCTCGGCCAGGGTTACAAGGACGACCGGATGACGCAGGCCGCCTGGTTCCTGCGCGGCGGAGCCACGATCACGTCGGGCAGGCTCACGACGTACAACAACTCGCAGCCCGACTACAGCCCGACGGGTGTCATCGCCGACTTCGACAAGAACGGCTACGGCGACCTCGTGGTCAGCGACGTCCCGTACAACAGGGGCGCAGGTTCGGTCGTCATCCTGCGCGGGAGCAGCACCGGCCCGGTGAGCAGGTACTCCCGGCTGACACAGGCGAATTCGGGTGTCCACACGGACGCCACGAAGGGCGACGCCTTCGGCTACGCCCTCTCCGCCGGCGACACCAACCGCGACGGCTATCCGGACCTCGCGGTCAGCTCCATCGGGGAGAAGGTCGGCTCGGTCTCGGACGCCGGTGGCGTCCATGTCCTGCGCGGCGGCAGGAACGGGCTGCCCGGCGCGGGTTCCCAGTGGTTCACGCGGGCTTCGGCGGGAGTGCCGGGGAACGCAGCGCAGCAGCAGATGTTCGGCCTCGGCGTCCGCCTGCGGGACATCGACCGGGACGGCGACGCGGACCTACTGATCTCGGGGCAGTACGGCACCGGGAACGTGCTGCTTCGGGCGGGGGCTGGCGGCATAACGACGAGGGCTGCGAGTGAAATCTCGGTTCGGGCCGACTTCCCGCAGTAG
- the sdhA gene encoding succinate dehydrogenase flavoprotein subunit yields the protein MKIHKYDTVIVGAGGAGMRAAIESTKRSRTAVLTKLYPTRSHTGAAQGGMAAALANVEEDNWEWHTFDTIKGGDYLVDQDAAEILAKEAIDSVLDLEKMGLPFNRTPNGTIDQRRFGGHSRNHGEAPVRRSCYAADRTGHMILQTLYQNCVKEGVEFFNEFYVLDQLIVEVDGVKRSAGVIAYELATGEIHVFQAKAVIYASGGCGKFFKVTSNAHTLTGDGQAAVYRRGLPLEDMEFFQFHPTGIWRMGILLTEGARGEGGILRNKDGERFMEKYAPVMKDLASRDVVSRSIYTEIREGRGCGPEGDHVYLDLTHLPPEQLDAKLPDITEFARTYLGIEPYTDPIPIQPTAHYAMGGIPTNVEGEVLRDNTTVVPGLYAAGEVACVSVHGANRLGTNSLLDINVFGKRAGIAAAEYSQKADFVELPENPAELVISQVEHLRESTGTERVAALRLELQETMDANVMVFRTEQTIKTAVEKIAELRERYLNVSIQDKGKRFNTDLLEAIELGNLLDLAEVMAVSALARKESRGGHYREDYPNRDDVNFMRHTMAYREVGDDGTESIRLDYKPVVQTRYQPMERKY from the coding sequence ATGAAGATCCACAAGTACGACACCGTCATCGTCGGCGCCGGCGGCGCCGGCATGCGCGCCGCGATCGAGTCGACGAAGCGCAGCCGTACCGCCGTACTGACGAAGCTCTACCCGACCAGGTCCCACACGGGCGCCGCGCAGGGCGGTATGGCCGCCGCGCTCGCCAACGTGGAGGAGGACAACTGGGAGTGGCACACCTTCGACACGATCAAGGGCGGTGACTACCTGGTCGACCAGGACGCCGCCGAGATCCTGGCGAAGGAGGCCATCGACTCGGTCCTCGACCTGGAAAAGATGGGCCTGCCGTTCAACCGCACGCCCAACGGGACGATCGACCAGCGCCGCTTCGGCGGTCACAGCCGTAACCACGGCGAGGCGCCGGTCCGCCGGTCCTGCTACGCCGCGGACCGCACCGGTCACATGATCCTCCAGACGCTGTACCAGAACTGCGTGAAGGAGGGCGTGGAGTTCTTCAACGAGTTCTACGTCCTCGACCAGCTGATCGTCGAGGTCGACGGTGTGAAGCGGTCGGCCGGCGTCATCGCCTACGAACTGGCGACCGGTGAGATCCACGTCTTCCAGGCGAAGGCCGTGATCTACGCGTCCGGCGGCTGCGGCAAGTTCTTCAAGGTGACGTCGAACGCCCACACGCTGACCGGTGACGGCCAGGCGGCGGTCTACCGTCGCGGGCTGCCGCTGGAGGACATGGAGTTCTTCCAGTTCCACCCGACCGGCATCTGGCGCATGGGCATCCTGCTGACGGAGGGCGCCCGCGGTGAGGGCGGCATCCTCCGCAACAAGGACGGCGAGCGCTTCATGGAGAAGTACGCGCCGGTGATGAAGGACCTGGCGTCACGTGACGTCGTCTCGCGGTCCATCTACACGGAGATCCGCGAGGGGCGTGGCTGTGGCCCCGAGGGCGACCACGTCTACCTCGACCTGACCCACCTCCCGCCGGAGCAGCTGGACGCCAAGCTGCCCGACATCACCGAGTTCGCCCGTACCTACCTGGGCATCGAGCCGTACACGGACCCGATCCCGATCCAGCCCACCGCGCACTACGCGATGGGCGGCATCCCGACGAACGTCGAGGGTGAGGTGCTCCGCGACAACACGACCGTGGTGCCCGGCCTGTACGCCGCCGGTGAGGTCGCGTGTGTGTCGGTGCACGGCGCCAACCGCCTCGGCACGAACAGCCTCCTGGACATCAACGTGTTCGGGAAGCGGGCCGGTATCGCGGCGGCGGAGTACAGCCAGAAGGCCGACTTCGTCGAACTCCCCGAGAACCCGGCCGAGTTGGTGATCTCCCAGGTGGAGCACCTGCGCGAGTCCACGGGCACGGAGCGGGTCGCCGCGCTGCGCCTGGAGCTCCAGGAGACCATGGACGCGAACGTCATGGTGTTCCGTACCGAGCAGACGATCAAGACGGCGGTGGAGAAGATCGCGGAACTCCGCGAGCGCTACCTGAACGTCTCGATCCAGGACAAGGGCAAGCGGTTCAACACGGACCTGCTGGAAGCCATCGAGCTCGGCAACCTGCTGGACCTCGCCGAGGTCATGGCGGTGTCGGCCCTGGCCCGCAAGGAGTCGCGCGGCGGTCACTACCGCGAGGACTACCCGAACCGCGACGACGTCAACTTCATGCGCCACACGATGGCGTACCGCGAGGTGGGCGACGACGGCACCGAGTCCATCCGTCTCGACTACAAGCCGGTCGTCCAGACCCGCTACCAGCCGATGGAGCGTAAGTACTGA
- the sdhC gene encoding succinate dehydrogenase, cytochrome b556 subunit produces MPAGTLYRGREGMWSWVAHRVTGVLIFFFLFVHVLDTALVRVSPEAYDKVVATYKTPIVAVLEYGLVAAILFHALNGLRVIAVDFWSKGPRYQKHMLWTVVGLWVVLMIGAIYPVLGHAARELFGS; encoded by the coding sequence GTGCCGGCTGGAACGCTGTACCGCGGCCGGGAAGGAATGTGGTCCTGGGTGGCTCATCGAGTCACCGGCGTCCTCATCTTCTTCTTCCTGTTCGTACACGTCCTGGACACCGCTCTCGTCCGTGTCTCCCCCGAGGCCTACGACAAGGTTGTGGCCACGTACAAGACGCCGATCGTCGCCGTGCTGGAGTACGGCCTCGTCGCCGCCATCCTCTTCCACGCGCTCAACGGCCTGCGCGTCATCGCCGTCGACTTCTGGTCGAAGGGCCCGCGCTACCAGAAGCACATGCTCTGGACCGTCGTCGGCCTGTGGGTCGTGCTGATGATCGGGGCGATCTACCCCGTCCTCGGTCACGCCGCTCGTGAACTGTTCGGGAGCTGA